The Sphingomonas sanxanigenens DSM 19645 = NX02 genome includes a region encoding these proteins:
- a CDS encoding helix-turn-helix domain-containing protein has protein sequence MEQVSQAVAGQDDRVVAFGKLTPTQLKVMRGVCSGLANKQIAYDLGIAEATVKAHMTALMRKLNLRNRTQVAIAAQSALDRAA, from the coding sequence ATGGAACAAGTCTCGCAAGCGGTTGCAGGGCAGGACGATCGTGTGGTGGCGTTCGGCAAGCTCACGCCGACCCAGCTCAAGGTCATGCGGGGCGTATGCTCCGGTCTTGCCAACAAGCAGATCGCCTACGATCTCGGCATCGCCGAGGCGACGGTGAAGGCACACATGACCGCGCTGATGCGCAAGCTGAACCTGCGTAACCGCACGCAGGTGGCGATCGCTGCGCAGTCGGCGCTGGATCGGGCTGCCTGA
- a CDS encoding DUF2934 domain-containing protein, giving the protein MSDDRERRVRDRAYALWEREGRPAGRQDEHWFRASREIEAETLSAEPAPAAVEPAAAKAEAAKPVRRGRAAKPAFPKAAEPWPKDTGADDMETAATPPKVALPRKRGAVRAAPAKVAEPSARVGEKAAGTQRKAIKPKPAS; this is encoded by the coding sequence ATGAGCGATGATCGCGAGCGCAGGGTGCGCGACCGGGCCTATGCGCTTTGGGAAAGGGAAGGGCGCCCCGCCGGGCGGCAGGACGAGCACTGGTTCCGCGCAAGCCGCGAGATCGAGGCGGAGACGCTTTCGGCAGAGCCCGCACCGGCGGCAGTCGAACCCGCTGCGGCCAAGGCGGAAGCGGCCAAGCCGGTCCGTCGTGGCCGCGCCGCGAAGCCGGCTTTTCCCAAGGCGGCCGAACCCTGGCCGAAGGATACCGGCGCTGACGATATGGAAACGGCCGCTACCCCGCCCAAGGTCGCGTTGCCGCGCAAGCGTGGTGCGGTTCGTGCCGCACCTGCAAAGGTTGCGGAACCGTCGGCACGCGTCGGCGAAAAGGCCGCGGGCACGCAGCGCAAGGCGATCAAGCCGAAGCCTGCTTCCTGA
- the glgA gene encoding glycogen synthase GlgA has translation MPDNRRDDRSPWPLTPLRLLSVAPEIFPLIKTGGLADVAGALPAALARQGVGVTSLVPGYRPVLDALRGGEVVADYPALMGGPAVVRRGSAAGLGMFVLDAPHLYLREGNPYLGPDGRDWPDNPVRFAALSRVAADIAQGRIAAWRPDIVQTHDWQSALTAAYLHFDRPERRPPVVMTIHNLAFQGIFPAYLLETLGLPAAAYAMDGLEYHGSIGFLKAGLVYADHVTTVSPTYAREILTPEGGMGLDGVLATRAGQVSGILNGIDTRVWDPSTDTLIAAPYTAKKPGARAVNKLALQAAFGLPQAPEPFLLGSVGRLTEQKGLDLLIEALPTLLEMGGQFVLLGSGDAPFEDACRAMATAYPDRLACRIGYDESIAHLIQAGSDALVVPSRFEPCGLTQLCALRYGAVPIVARVGGLADTVIDANPAALAARAATGLQFTAGSSAALIDALHRAGELYSDQRLWAAVRRNGLLSDVSWEQAASQYAALFRNLVRKQASA, from the coding sequence CTGCCTGATAACCGAAGAGATGATCGCAGCCCTTGGCCACTGACGCCACTCAGACTGCTGTCCGTCGCACCCGAAATCTTCCCGCTCATCAAAACAGGTGGCCTCGCCGATGTGGCGGGGGCGCTGCCGGCGGCGCTCGCCCGGCAGGGGGTGGGCGTCACCTCGCTCGTCCCCGGCTATCGCCCGGTGCTCGACGCACTGCGTGGCGGTGAGGTGGTGGCGGACTATCCCGCGCTGATGGGCGGTCCGGCGGTCGTTCGCCGCGGCTCCGCAGCCGGGCTCGGCATGTTCGTGCTCGACGCGCCGCACCTCTATCTTCGCGAGGGCAATCCCTATCTGGGGCCGGACGGCAGGGACTGGCCCGACAACCCGGTCCGCTTCGCAGCCCTCTCGCGGGTCGCGGCGGACATCGCGCAGGGCCGCATCGCCGCGTGGCGGCCGGACATCGTCCAGACGCATGACTGGCAGTCCGCGCTGACCGCCGCCTATCTCCACTTCGATCGCCCCGAACGGCGGCCGCCGGTGGTGATGACGATCCACAACCTCGCCTTCCAGGGCATCTTCCCCGCCTATCTGCTGGAGACGCTCGGCCTCCCCGCCGCAGCCTATGCGATGGACGGCCTCGAATATCATGGTTCGATCGGTTTCCTGAAGGCCGGCCTCGTCTATGCCGATCACGTTACCACGGTGTCGCCGACCTATGCGCGCGAGATCCTGACGCCCGAAGGCGGCATGGGGCTGGACGGGGTGCTGGCGACGCGCGCGGGACAGGTCAGCGGCATCCTCAACGGCATCGACACGCGCGTCTGGGATCCGTCCACCGACACGCTGATCGCGGCACCCTACACCGCGAAGAAGCCCGGCGCCCGCGCGGTCAACAAATTGGCGCTGCAGGCGGCCTTCGGCCTGCCCCAGGCGCCAGAACCATTTCTGCTGGGTTCGGTGGGCCGGCTGACCGAGCAGAAGGGCCTCGATCTGCTGATCGAGGCGCTGCCGACATTGCTGGAGATGGGCGGGCAGTTCGTGCTGCTGGGCAGCGGCGACGCACCGTTCGAGGATGCGTGCCGCGCGATGGCGACCGCCTATCCCGATCGTCTCGCGTGCCGCATCGGCTATGACGAAAGCATCGCGCATCTGATCCAGGCAGGCTCGGACGCGCTCGTCGTGCCGTCGCGCTTCGAGCCCTGCGGCCTCACCCAGCTCTGCGCGTTGCGCTATGGCGCGGTGCCGATCGTCGCGCGTGTGGGTGGGCTCGCCGATACCGTCATCGATGCCAATCCCGCAGCCCTGGCTGCGCGTGCCGCGACGGGGCTGCAATTCACCGCAGGATCGTCGGCGGCGCTGATCGACGCGCTGCATCGCGCGGGCGAACTCTATAGCGACCAGCGGCTGTGGGCTGCGGTGCGGCGCAACGGTCTCCTATCCGACGTATCGTGGGAACAGGCAGCCTCCCAATATGCCGCGCTGTTCCGCAATCTCGTCAGGAAGCAGGCTTCGGCTTGA
- the glgC gene encoding glucose-1-phosphate adenylyltransferase, giving the protein MPPSATLRGLVTRQAMAIVLAGGRGSRLMELTDKRAKPAVYFGGKTRIIDFALSNALNSGIPRIGVATQYKAHSLIRHLQHGWSFFRPERNESFDILPASQRISEDNWYMGTADAIYQNLDIIESYAPKYLLILAGDHVYKQDYGVMLEEHSESGASVTVGCVEVPRMEATAFGVMHIDENDRIIDFLEKPKDPPAMPGRPDVALASMGIYVFETKLLTEVLRANAADPNSSHDFGKDIIPQLVAGGNARAHHYSKSALRSGPEAEPYWRDVGTIDAYFSANIDLTTTVPDLDLYDREWPIWTYSEMTAPAKFVHDEDGRRGEAIASLVSGDCIVSGAALRHALLFTGVHVNSFSSIENAVLLPRVNIGRSVRLKNVIVDRGIQIPSGLVVGEDPVEDARRFRRTENGICLITEEMIAALGH; this is encoded by the coding sequence ATGCCGCCTAGCGCTACGTTGCGAGGCCTTGTCACCCGGCAGGCCATGGCCATCGTCCTTGCCGGCGGCCGCGGCAGCCGGTTGATGGAGCTTACCGATAAACGCGCCAAGCCCGCAGTCTATTTCGGCGGCAAGACGCGGATCATCGACTTCGCGCTCTCCAACGCGCTTAATTCGGGCATTCCGCGTATCGGCGTCGCCACGCAATACAAGGCTCACTCGCTGATCCGCCATCTCCAGCACGGCTGGAGCTTTTTTCGCCCTGAGCGCAATGAAAGCTTCGATATACTGCCGGCCAGCCAGCGTATATCGGAAGATAACTGGTATATGGGCACGGCGGATGCGATCTATCAGAACCTCGACATCATCGAGAGCTATGCGCCGAAATATTTGCTGATCCTGGCAGGAGACCATGTCTACAAGCAAGATTATGGCGTCATGCTCGAGGAACATAGCGAAAGCGGCGCCAGCGTGACTGTGGGCTGCGTCGAGGTGCCGCGCATGGAGGCGACCGCCTTCGGCGTGATGCACATCGACGAGAATGACCGCATCATCGACTTCCTCGAAAAGCCGAAGGATCCGCCGGCGATGCCCGGCCGCCCGGACGTGGCGCTGGCCAGCATGGGCATCTATGTGTTCGAGACGAAACTGCTGACCGAGGTGCTGCGAGCCAACGCCGCGGACCCCAATTCCTCGCACGATTTCGGCAAGGACATCATCCCGCAGCTGGTGGCGGGCGGAAACGCGCGCGCGCATCATTACAGCAAGTCCGCGCTGCGTTCGGGCCCGGAAGCCGAACCCTATTGGCGTGACGTCGGCACGATCGACGCCTATTTCTCCGCCAATATCGACCTGACGACGACGGTGCCGGACCTCGATCTCTATGATCGCGAGTGGCCGATCTGGACCTATTCGGAAATGACGGCGCCGGCCAAGTTCGTGCACGACGAGGATGGCCGCCGCGGCGAGGCGATTGCTTCGCTCGTTTCCGGCGACTGCATCGTATCCGGCGCCGCACTGCGCCATGCGCTGTTGTTCACCGGGGTTCACGTCAACAGTTTCTCGTCCATCGAGAATGCGGTGCTGCTGCCGCGCGTGAACATCGGCCGATCGGTGCGGCTCAAGAATGTCATCGTCGATCGCGGCATCCAGATTCCGTCCGGACTTGTCGTCGGCGAGGATCCGGTGGAGGATGCCCGTCGCTTCCGCCGTACGGAGAACGGAATCTGCCTGATAACCGAAGAGATGATCGCAGCCCTTGGCCACTGA